A region of Flavobacteriales bacterium DNA encodes the following proteins:
- a CDS encoding DUF4340 domain-containing protein, whose product MKKNLIGLLILLVLGAIAFYVYQERGSGTIKPELHDFAVEDTSAVTKIFLADKNGQTVLLERKNDHEWTVNRDHKARKDAIDVLLKTIKRVEMKTPVSSTAHDNIVRLLAGKSIKVEIYKGEEKVKTYYVGDATDDNQGTYMLIEGSRTPFICHIPGFYGYLTGRYMTRAWEWRDTEIFKYRLSEIADIKVEFHQEPERSFRITHSPDRVVQLYRLFPKEELVDKMDTIFVKRYMLNYSNVRFEGIQPYDAARVDSIVHSPKYFTITVKDINGETHSVTSYRLPPNPGDVDPEGNLYEWDPDRMHGVVNGDESEIMLIQYFTFDRLTVNISDLQTDPKLRRDN is encoded by the coding sequence ATGAAAAAGAACCTCATTGGACTGCTCATTCTGTTGGTACTCGGAGCCATCGCCTTCTACGTTTATCAGGAACGCGGTTCCGGAACCATCAAACCCGAATTGCATGACTTTGCGGTGGAAGACACTTCGGCCGTGACCAAGATCTTCTTGGCTGACAAGAACGGACAAACGGTGCTTTTGGAACGCAAAAACGACCACGAATGGACTGTGAACCGTGACCACAAGGCACGGAAAGATGCCATTGATGTATTGCTGAAAACCATCAAGCGAGTGGAGATGAAAACTCCGGTTTCGAGCACGGCCCATGACAATATTGTGCGGTTGCTGGCCGGAAAATCCATCAAAGTGGAGATCTATAAAGGCGAGGAAAAAGTGAAAACCTACTATGTGGGAGATGCCACAGATGACAACCAAGGCACGTACATGCTTATAGAAGGTTCGCGAACGCCTTTCATCTGTCACATTCCGGGGTTTTACGGTTATCTGACCGGACGCTACATGACGCGTGCTTGGGAATGGCGCGACACCGAGATATTCAAATACCGACTTTCGGAGATCGCAGATATCAAAGTTGAATTTCATCAAGAACCTGAACGGTCATTCCGAATCACCCATTCGCCCGATCGGGTAGTACAGCTTTACCGACTTTTCCCGAAGGAGGAATTGGTGGATAAAATGGATACCATCTTCGTGAAACGGTATATGCTCAACTACAGCAACGTACGCTTCGAAGGGATTCAACCTTACGATGCTGCGCGGGTTGACAGCATCGTTCATTCACCCAAATATTTCACCATTACGGTGAAAGACATTAACGGAGAAACGCACTCGGTGACATCCTATCGGCTTCCTCCCAACCCTGGCGATGTGGATCCCGAAGGAAATCTGTACGAATGGGATCCGGACCGTATGCATGGCGTGGTGAACGGAGATGAAAGCGAGATCATGCTGATCCAGTATTTCACTTTTGACCGTTTGACCGTGAACATCAGCGACCTTCAGACCGATCCAAAACTGCGCAGGGACAACTAA
- the gldG gene encoding gliding motility-associated ABC transporter substrate-binding protein GldG — protein MRKTMLRDMIQLVTVIGIVIALNVLSGFFFTRFDLTSEKRYTLSDTSKELLENMDDVIYLKVYLDGELPAGFRRLRDRTREMLDEFRAYSNNNIEYEFINPADQPDEKSRNELYRQLAKEGLMPTNIQIKTEDGAEQKLIFPGAIMTYRGKQAALQLLKSQMGALPEEMLNNSVEDLEYEITNGIRKLTASHADAIGFIEGHGELNERQVADMAKSLSEYYRLERVKIDGKLNSLVSRSEGDSGVLIFPKYKAIVIAKPDSTFSEEDKFMIDQYVMYGGRVLWLVEPVFCNMDSLRYSPSTLAVPITVNLEDMLFKYGVRVNTDLIQDARCSSIPGPAGYVGNQLQWALQPWVFFPITVPDSDHPIVRNLNGIKLEFASSLDTVGGKGIKKTVLLRTSERSRALRTPAQVSLDVMVQEPTPEEFNRPHMPVAVLLEGKFESVFKNRLTRIIKESGEIKYREEGKRTKMVVVSDGDIISNPINPDGTYLPCGFDRYTSQQFGNKKFLLNAVNYLCDDVNLTTIRSRALEIRLLDRKKAEAERTKWQIINIAIPIGLIILFGLINAYLRKKRYA, from the coding sequence GTGAGAAAGACGATGTTGCGCGATATGATCCAATTGGTGACGGTTATCGGAATCGTCATTGCGCTGAATGTGCTGAGCGGGTTCTTCTTTACCCGTTTCGACCTCACTTCTGAGAAACGCTACACGCTTTCTGACACATCCAAGGAACTTTTGGAGAACATGGATGATGTCATCTACTTGAAAGTGTATCTGGATGGTGAGTTGCCTGCCGGTTTCCGCAGGTTGCGCGACCGGACCCGCGAAATGTTGGATGAGTTCCGAGCGTACTCCAATAACAATATCGAGTACGAATTCATCAATCCTGCCGATCAGCCAGATGAGAAAAGTCGCAACGAACTTTACCGCCAATTGGCAAAAGAAGGGTTGATGCCCACCAACATCCAAATAAAAACGGAAGACGGTGCCGAGCAGAAACTCATCTTCCCAGGGGCAATTATGACCTACCGCGGTAAGCAGGCCGCATTGCAATTGCTGAAAAGCCAGATGGGTGCGCTGCCTGAGGAAATGCTGAACAACTCGGTGGAAGATCTGGAATATGAGATCACCAACGGCATCCGCAAACTCACGGCATCGCATGCCGATGCCATCGGTTTTATTGAAGGCCACGGAGAATTGAACGAACGCCAAGTGGCCGATATGGCCAAGTCACTTTCGGAGTATTACCGCTTGGAACGCGTGAAGATCGATGGCAAACTGAACAGCTTGGTGAGCCGAAGCGAAGGCGACAGCGGAGTGCTCATCTTCCCGAAATACAAGGCCATCGTTATTGCCAAACCTGACAGTACATTTTCGGAAGAAGACAAATTCATGATCGACCAATACGTAATGTATGGAGGCCGTGTTCTGTGGCTGGTTGAGCCTGTTTTCTGCAACATGGACAGTCTGCGTTATTCGCCATCTACGCTTGCCGTACCAATAACTGTAAATCTGGAAGACATGCTTTTCAAGTATGGCGTTCGGGTGAACACCGACCTGATTCAGGATGCAAGATGCTCAAGTATTCCCGGACCCGCGGGTTATGTGGGAAATCAGTTGCAATGGGCGCTGCAACCGTGGGTTTTCTTCCCGATCACTGTTCCAGACAGCGACCATCCCATCGTGAGGAATTTGAACGGCATCAAACTCGAATTTGCTTCAAGTTTGGATACGGTGGGCGGAAAAGGCATCAAGAAAACGGTGCTTTTGCGAACCTCCGAACGCTCGCGGGCATTGCGAACACCAGCTCAGGTAAGTTTGGATGTAATGGTTCAGGAACCTACACCAGAAGAGTTCAACCGACCGCACATGCCGGTAGCCGTTCTGCTGGAAGGCAAGTTTGAAAGTGTTTTCAAGAACCGATTGACAAGAATCATTAAGGAAAGCGGTGAGATCAAATACCGAGAGGAAGGAAAACGGACAAAGATGGTGGTGGTGAGCGATGGCGACATCATCAGCAACCCGATAAACCCGGATGGAACGTATTTGCCCTGCGGATTCGACAGATACACAAGCCAACAGTTCGGCAACAAGAAATTCCTGCTCAACGCGGTGAATTATCTATGCGATGACGTGAACCTGACCACCATCCGATCGCGTGCGCTGGAAATCCGTTTGCTCGACAGGAAAAAAGCGGAGGCCGAACGTACCAAATGGCAGATCATCAATATTGCCATTCCTATCGGGCTCATTATTCTATTTGGGCTGATCAATGCCTACCTCCGCAAAAAACGTTACGCCTAA
- the gldF gene encoding gliding motility-associated ABC transporter permease subunit GldF yields the protein MWALLKKEINSFLNSLIGYIVICVFLLFVGLFMWVLPTDANVIDNGYADLSTLFTVAPWVFLFLIPAITMRSFADEKSSGTIELLHTRPLSDLSIILAKYFGGLFLVIFSLLPTLVYFMSVYQLGNPIGNIDTGSVWGSYIGLLLLGAAFVSIGIFSSAISNNQIVSFILAVFLSWGLWIGLETVGSFQFLGTWDHVLLSIGINSHYSSLSRGVIDTRDVVYLISLIAVFIALTRTVLESRKW from the coding sequence ATGTGGGCACTGCTTAAAAAAGAGATCAACAGCTTTCTCAACTCACTTATCGGGTACATCGTCATCTGCGTGTTCCTGTTGTTCGTTGGGCTGTTCATGTGGGTTTTGCCTACCGATGCCAACGTTATTGACAACGGTTATGCCGACCTGAGCACCCTTTTTACCGTAGCGCCTTGGGTATTCCTTTTCCTTATTCCCGCTATCACCATGCGCAGTTTTGCGGATGAGAAAAGCAGCGGAACGATTGAGCTTTTGCATACACGTCCGCTCAGCGATCTGAGCATCATCCTCGCCAAATATTTTGGTGGATTGTTCCTCGTGATCTTCTCGCTGCTGCCAACACTCGTGTATTTCATGTCGGTTTACCAACTTGGAAACCCGATCGGAAACATCGATACAGGAAGTGTTTGGGGTTCATATATCGGACTACTTCTGCTCGGTGCGGCATTTGTGAGCATCGGCATTTTCAGCTCCGCAATCAGCAACAACCAGATCGTCAGTTTCATTCTGGCAGTTTTCCTCAGTTGGGGATTATGGATCGGATTGGAAACGGTGGGCTCCTTCCAGTTCCTTGGAACGTGGGACCATGTTTTGCTGAGTATCGGTATCAACAGCCACTATAGCAGTTTGAGCCGTGGAGTAATTGATACGCGCGATGTGGTTTATCTCATCAGCCTTATTGCTGTTTTCATTGCGCTTACGCGAACCGTTCTGGAAAGTAGAAAGTGGTGA
- a CDS encoding aldo/keto reductase: MKQLTFRNGDKLDILGLGTWKSKPGEVYQAIRSAINIGYRHFDCAFIYMNEKEIGQAFADAFAAGDVKREDVWITSKLWNNSHRKEDVLPALKKTLSDLQLDYLDLYLVHWPHVFKKDFMGATKAEETWSTAEVPHIETWSEMEAAVELGLAKHIGVCNFNKHKLGNLIDKATIKPEMNQVELHPMLQQNDLLEFCKENHVHVTAYSPLGSPDRSAGMKASDEPNLFEHPVIKELAGKHNCTEAQIMIAWAMERGTAVIPKSVNEGRQLQNFRSTEIHLSEDDMQLMASADTGYRYVKGQFWAFEGTEYSMDWLWNR; the protein is encoded by the coding sequence ATGAAACAACTGACATTCAGAAACGGAGACAAACTCGACATTCTCGGACTGGGAACTTGGAAATCAAAACCTGGTGAGGTTTATCAGGCCATCCGCTCAGCTATCAACATCGGTTACCGCCACTTTGATTGTGCGTTCATTTATATGAATGAGAAAGAAATTGGGCAGGCGTTTGCCGATGCTTTTGCCGCTGGCGATGTGAAGCGTGAGGATGTTTGGATCACTTCCAAGCTTTGGAACAATTCTCACCGAAAAGAGGATGTTCTTCCCGCGCTGAAAAAGACGCTTTCTGACCTGCAATTGGATTACCTCGACCTCTACCTGGTGCATTGGCCGCATGTGTTCAAGAAGGATTTCATGGGAGCTACTAAGGCTGAAGAAACATGGTCAACCGCTGAGGTTCCGCACATTGAAACATGGAGCGAAATGGAAGCGGCCGTGGAACTCGGATTGGCGAAACACATTGGTGTCTGCAACTTCAACAAGCACAAGTTGGGCAACCTGATCGACAAAGCGACCATCAAACCCGAAATGAACCAAGTGGAATTGCATCCGATGCTTCAACAGAACGACCTGCTGGAATTCTGCAAGGAGAATCACGTTCACGTCACCGCTTATTCGCCACTCGGTTCGCCCGATAGAAGTGCAGGCATGAAAGCCTCAGACGAACCCAATCTGTTCGAGCATCCCGTAATTAAGGAATTGGCGGGCAAGCACAATTGTACCGAGGCGCAGATAATGATCGCGTGGGCCATGGAACGCGGAACGGCTGTTATTCCGAAATCGGTGAATGAAGGCAGACAGCTTCAGAACTTCCGATCCACAGAGATCCATCTATCTGAAGATGACATGCAACTGATGGCCTCAGCCGATACGGGTTACCGATACGTGAAGGGCCAGTTCTGGGCATTTGAGGGAACGGAATATTCGATGGATTGGCTGTGGAATAGGTAG
- a CDS encoding DUF561 domain-containing protein yields the protein MNNRITELFNINYPIIQAGMIWCSGWRLASAVSNAGGLGIIGSGSMYPDVLREHVQKCKAATDKPFAVNIPLLYPDIDKHIETIIEEKVPIVFSSAGSPKKWTPLLKENGIKVVHVVASSILAKKVEDAGCDAVVAEGFEAGGHNGREETTTMCLIPQVVDAVDIPVIAAGGIGTGKTMAAAFALGAEGVQIGSRFVASYESSGHEYFKQAVINAKEGDTKLSMKKLVPVRLLKNRFFEEVKALEDRGAEGGELLELLGRARAKKGMFEGNLDEGELEIGQISAYIDAMKPAGEIVAEIVEEFNRTCEQLGSLRL from the coding sequence ATGAACAACAGAATTACAGAGCTTTTCAACATAAACTATCCGATCATACAAGCAGGTATGATCTGGTGCAGCGGCTGGCGATTGGCAAGTGCCGTGAGCAACGCTGGCGGATTGGGAATCATCGGTTCGGGATCGATGTACCCTGATGTTCTGAGAGAACATGTGCAGAAATGCAAAGCTGCCACGGATAAACCTTTTGCTGTGAACATTCCGCTGCTTTATCCAGACATCGACAAGCACATTGAAACCATCATTGAGGAGAAAGTACCGATCGTATTCTCTTCGGCTGGAAGCCCTAAAAAGTGGACCCCACTTTTGAAAGAGAACGGAATAAAAGTGGTGCATGTGGTTGCAAGTTCTATCCTTGCCAAGAAGGTGGAAGATGCGGGCTGCGATGCCGTTGTGGCAGAAGGTTTCGAGGCTGGCGGACACAACGGTCGTGAAGAAACCACTACGATGTGTCTTATTCCACAGGTTGTGGATGCTGTGGATATACCTGTCATCGCGGCAGGCGGCATTGGAACTGGCAAAACCATGGCAGCGGCTTTTGCTTTGGGCGCAGAAGGCGTGCAGATCGGAAGTCGGTTTGTGGCTTCGTATGAAAGTTCGGGACATGAATATTTCAAACAGGCCGTGATCAATGCCAAGGAAGGCGATACCAAGCTGAGCATGAAAAAATTGGTTCCTGTGCGTTTGCTGAAAAACCGATTCTTTGAAGAGGTGAAAGCATTGGAAGACCGCGGGGCGGAAGGCGGAGAACTGCTTGAACTGCTTGGAAGAGCCCGCGCCAAAAAAGGAATGTTTGAAGGCAACTTGGATGAAGGCGAACTGGAGATCGGACAGATATCGGCCTATATCGATGCGATGAAACCTGCGGGCGAAATCGTAGCAGAAATTGTAGAAGAATTCAACCGAACCTGCGAACAATTAGGGAGCCTTCGGCTTTAG
- a CDS encoding aminotransferase class I/II-fold pyridoxal phosphate-dependent enzyme, protein MQRDTAIFDLIDQEKHRQLEGVELIASENFVSPQVMEAQGSVLTNKYAEGLPGARYYGGCEFVDQVEDLARERAKQLFNCEFVNVQPHSGASANAAVALACLKPGDNILGFDLSHGGHLTHGSPVNYSGILYNAHFYGVNRETGTVDYDIMEKTAKEVKPKLIIAGASAYSRDWNYKRMREIADEVGALLMADISHPSGLIARGLLTDPMEDCHIVTTTTHKTLRGPRGGMIMVGKNFENPWGLTTQKGTVKKMSMILNSAVFPGMQGGPLEHVIAAKAVAFGEALTDEYLEYCVQMVKNAKVMASEFVDRGYKIISGGTDNHSMLIDLRSKNVTGKEADAALGKAEITVNKNMVPFDEQPPMITSGIRVGTPAITTRGLKEQEVKTIVDLMDRVITNHENEAVIAEVKTQVNELMSGRPLFAS, encoded by the coding sequence ATGCAGCGAGATACAGCGATATTTGATCTGATCGATCAGGAAAAGCACCGCCAATTGGAAGGCGTTGAGCTTATTGCCTCCGAGAATTTTGTGAGTCCACAGGTGATGGAAGCACAAGGCTCTGTGCTTACCAACAAGTATGCAGAAGGACTTCCAGGTGCGCGCTACTACGGTGGTTGTGAGTTCGTAGATCAGGTGGAAGACCTTGCCCGCGAACGTGCCAAGCAGCTTTTCAACTGCGAGTTTGTGAACGTGCAGCCGCATTCAGGTGCTTCGGCAAATGCGGCCGTGGCGTTGGCATGTCTAAAACCTGGTGACAACATCCTTGGCTTCGACCTTTCGCATGGCGGCCACCTCACGCATGGTTCGCCTGTCAACTACAGCGGCATTCTGTACAATGCACATTTCTACGGAGTGAACCGCGAAACGGGAACCGTGGATTATGACATCATGGAAAAGACCGCGAAGGAGGTCAAACCCAAACTCATCATTGCGGGTGCTTCGGCTTACAGCCGCGATTGGAACTACAAGCGTATGCGCGAGATCGCTGACGAGGTTGGTGCATTGCTGATGGCCGATATATCTCACCCGTCAGGGTTAATTGCCCGTGGCCTGCTTACCGATCCAATGGAAGATTGCCACATCGTCACCACCACCACACACAAAACCCTTCGTGGCCCACGCGGTGGGATGATCATGGTGGGTAAGAACTTCGAAAATCCGTGGGGATTGACCACCCAAAAAGGCACTGTGAAGAAAATGAGTATGATTCTGAACAGCGCTGTTTTCCCTGGCATGCAGGGCGGTCCGTTGGAGCATGTGATCGCGGCCAAGGCAGTTGCTTTCGGGGAGGCTTTGACAGACGAATACCTCGAATACTGCGTGCAGATGGTGAAGAATGCCAAAGTGATGGCTTCCGAGTTCGTTGACCGTGGTTACAAGATCATTTCAGGCGGAACGGATAACCACAGCATGCTCATCGACCTGCGTTCCAAGAATGTAACAGGAAAAGAAGCTGATGCTGCACTTGGCAAGGCGGAAATTACAGTGAATAAGAACATGGTTCCGTTTGATGAGCAGCCACCGATGATCACTTCAGGAATCCGTGTCGGAACTCCAGCCATCACAACTCGCGGTCTGAAAGAACAAGAGGTGAAAACGATTGTTGACCTGATGGATCGCGTGATCACGAACCATGAAAATGAAGCGGTCATCGCGGAAGTAAAAACACAGGTAAACGAACTCATGAGCGGACGACCGCTCTTTGCAAGCTAA